A genome region from Paramisgurnus dabryanus chromosome 12, PD_genome_1.1, whole genome shotgun sequence includes the following:
- the emilin1a gene encoding EMILIN-1-A isoform X1 produces MALYPLHLFTLLLITVPGYISGAVSYAPRYTTHVDQTQSVSAAQSGAKVTSRHRNWCAYVVTRTVSCVMEDGVETYVKPEYQRCPWGQCSHVVLYRTYRRPRYKTAYKMVTEMEWKCCHGYTGEDCNDVTQVRPTSTSGGSNPGSGEEGRGDNDKIRQLEEQIHRLNKDLHNLQSTIHNMNLKINEESKRTDIIGGNNLADAAQPGMKETIDSIQTKLDMLDNMTRVHDKTLISINNHLVEGIGNELDGRSGTLKEEILRELERRVALSCSSCQTGVEGVQTQQKEDRERIRALEKHVSVMDQHHRQTVEMLERELSRSQSCCDSLTDLDRRLGATERKISSFDESFNVLRGHVDKELRGGNGSRGKAFDEKLNSRLRDLERRFNGTVRKTEQKCSHTETVMKEFVQREINQMKNSILNRGDDHGSKISTMEVDVQNLRDTIKDHKFTLEQLDIKTSDLDSKLKATINLCSETCGPKGSETVDTVKSLEWKVIANEKDIKTFDTKLKDLSVSGDSLLNRILDLSQDVEKIKDLTGDNGEHFNKILIDVENMGRDCQTCNSINTELVNIKNLTNNTFNTLQGKITDLRRKVDSDENACSQVCSNLQEEVGKLKEEVEKCIGQCENSMIDHQKSIDNQNAITRKLGKDLKSIQGELSGAIQTFSSINNTLKDLSNTIQRHGDTISDLDRSKDTIYSELDQLQDDLTKHIEDSKGQFDGIRNDISSINSNMITEMGECKHSRDLLKERVSKMEGVCSRLDSLSGNLQRIKDGLSKHVSGLWTCVNDLNSTVISHGEVMNSIQNIQSEHTHGMKNLNSSILHVLKEFQTFTEQDFTGPPGPPGPQGEKGIMGPTGPQGPPGREGPQGNVGPVGPPGLRGEEGPPGEDADVPRLSFSAALTRPQANAGTIVFNKVLVNEGKAYNPTTGMFTAPVNGRYFFSAVLTGHKNVKIEAVLSKSNFGIARGDSAGYQPEGLEKPMAEARHTPGSLVVFNIILPLQEGETVCIDLVTGKLAHSVEPLTIFSGILLYEDTEDLL; encoded by the exons GTATCGGACGTACAGAAGACCAAGATATAAGACTGCTTATAAAATGGTGACGGAGATGGAATGGAAGTGCTGTCATGGTTACACCGGTGAAGACTGCAATGATGTTACACAGGTCAGACCAACATCTACAAGTGGTGGATCCAATCCTGGAAGTGGTGAGGAAG GTAGAGGTGACAATGACAAGATAAGGCAACTTGAGGAACAGATTCATAGATTGAATAAGGACCTTCACAACCTCCAGTCAACCATACACAATATGAATCTGAAAATAAACGAGGAGTCTAAAAGGACAGACATCATTGGCGGAAACAATCTGGCCGACGCTGCCCAACCAGGAATGAAAGAGACCATTGACAGCATCCAAACCAAACTGGACATGCTCGACAACATGACACGGGTCCACGACAAGACTCTCATCAGCATCAATAACCATCTGGTAGAAGGAATCGGAAATGAGTTAGACGGTCGCTCGGGCACGCTAAAAGAGGAGATTCTCAGGGAACTGGAGCGAAGGGTGGCCCTGTCGTGCTCTTCCTGCCAAACCGGAGTTGAGGGCGTACAGACCCAGCAAAAGGAGGACAGGGAGAGGATCAGAGCTCTGGAGAAACACGTAAGCGTGATGGACCAGCATCATCGACAAACTGTTGAGATGCTTGAGAGGGAATTGTCACGCTCTCAAAGTTGCTGTGACTCGCTGACCGATCTGGACAGGAGGTTAGGTGCCACTGAAAGAAAAATCAGTTCCTTTGATGAGTCTTTTAATGTTCTTAGAGGACATGTTGACAAAGAGCTGAGAGGAGGCAATGGAAGTCGTGGTAAAGCATTTGATGAGAAACTGAACAGCCGCCTTCGAGATCTGGAGAGGCGATTCAATGGGACTGTTAGAAAAACCGAACAAAAATGCTCTCATACTGAGACGGTCATGAAAGAGTTTGTCCAGCGAGAAATCAATCAGATGAAGAACTCCATCCTTAATCGAGGTGATGATCATGGATCCAAAATATCTACAATGGAGGTAGATGTCCAAAACTTGAGGGATACCATCAAAGATCACAAATTTACTTTGGAGCAGCTGGACATCAAAACATCAGATCTTGACAGTAAGCTTAAGGCAACTATTAATTTGTGCAGTGAGACGTGCGGTCCAAAAGGGAGTGAGACGGTGGATACTGTGAAAAGCCTGGAATGGAAAGTCATTGCCAATGAGAAGGacattaagacatttgacaCCAAGCTGAAAGACTTAAGTGTGTCTGGTGACTCCCTACTGAACCGTATTTTAGATCTCAGCCAAGACGTTGAAAAAATCAAAGATTTGACTGGAGACAATGGAGAGCACTTCAACAAAATTCTCATAGACGTAGAGAATATGGGACGCGATTGCCAAACATGCAATTCGATAAATACTGAACTTGTTAACATAAAAAACCTAACCAACAACACTTTTAACACACTGCAAGGAAAAATTACAGATTTACGAAGAAAAGTAGACTCTGATGAGAATGCTTGCTCACAAGTTTGCTCAAATCTGCAGGAGGAAGTGGGTAAACTGAAAGAAGAGGTTGAGAAATGCATAGGACAATGTGAGAACAGCATGATCGACCACCAAAAGTCAATTGACAACCAAAATGCCATAACTCGCAAGCTTGGCAAAGATCTCAAGTCTATTCAAGGTGAGCTCTCAGGGGCCATACAAACATTCAGCTCTATCAATAACACTCTTAAAGATCTCAGTAACACCATTCAGAGGCATGGCGACACCATTTCTGATCTTGATAGGTCTAAGGACACAATCTACTCTGAGTTAGATCAGCTCCAGGATGATTTAACCAAGCACATAGAAGACAGTAAAGGGCAGTTTGATGGCATCAGAAATGATATCAGTAGCATTAACAGCAATATGATAACTGAAATGGGTGAATGCAAGCATTCTCGGGATTTGCTCAAGGAAAGGGTTTCAAAGATGGAGGGTGTATGCAGTAGACTGGATTCGTTGTCGGGGAACCTTCAGAGGATCAAGGATGGGTTGAGCAAACATGTCTCTGGGCTCTGGACGTGTGTTAATGACCTGAACTCCACAGTGATATCTCATGGTGAAGTTATGAATAGCATTCAGAACATTCAGTCGGAGCACACTCATGGAATGAAGAACCTCAACTCCTCCATACTGCACGTTCTCAAGGAATTCCAGACCTTTACTGAACAAGACTTTACAG GACCACCTGGACCACCTGGTCCTCAAGGAGAGAAAGGAATCATGGGACCAACTGGGCCACAAGGACCACCAGGCAGAGAAGGACCACAAGGAAATGTAGGGCCTGTAGGACCCCCAG GTCTAAGAGGTGAAGAAG GACCTCCTGGAGAGGACGCCGATGTTCCAAGACTGTCCTTCTCAGCAGCACTCACACGTCCACAAGCCAATGCAGGTACTATTGTCTTCAATAAGGTCCTTGTCAATGAAGGAAAGGCCTACAACCCAACGACAG GTATGTTTACCGCGCCAGTGAATGGACGATACTTCTTCAGCGCAGTCTTGACAGGTCACAAAAATGTAAAGATTGAGGCAGTCCTGTCTAAATCCAATTTCGGTATTGCCCGCGGTGATTCGGCTGGCTATCAGCCCGAAGGCCTGGAGAAACCCATGGCTGAAGCGAGACACACTCCCGGTTCCCTAGTCGTCTTTAACATCATACTACCTCTACAGGAGGGTGAAACGGTTTGCATTGACCTGGTCACAGGTAAACTTGCCCACTCTGTGGAGCCCCTTACAATCTTCAGTGGAATATTGCTCTACGAGGACACAGAGGATCTATTATAG
- the emilin1a gene encoding EMILIN-1-A isoform X2, with translation MALYPLHLFTLLLITVPGYISGAVSYAPRYTTHVDQTQSVSAAQSGAKVTSRHRNWCAYVVTRTVSCVMEDGVETYVKPEYQRCPWGQCSHVVLYRTYRRPRYKTAYKMVTEMEWKCCHGYTGEDCNDVTQVRPTSTSGGSNPGSGRGDNDKIRQLEEQIHRLNKDLHNLQSTIHNMNLKINEESKRTDIIGGNNLADAAQPGMKETIDSIQTKLDMLDNMTRVHDKTLISINNHLVEGIGNELDGRSGTLKEEILRELERRVALSCSSCQTGVEGVQTQQKEDRERIRALEKHVSVMDQHHRQTVEMLERELSRSQSCCDSLTDLDRRLGATERKISSFDESFNVLRGHVDKELRGGNGSRGKAFDEKLNSRLRDLERRFNGTVRKTEQKCSHTETVMKEFVQREINQMKNSILNRGDDHGSKISTMEVDVQNLRDTIKDHKFTLEQLDIKTSDLDSKLKATINLCSETCGPKGSETVDTVKSLEWKVIANEKDIKTFDTKLKDLSVSGDSLLNRILDLSQDVEKIKDLTGDNGEHFNKILIDVENMGRDCQTCNSINTELVNIKNLTNNTFNTLQGKITDLRRKVDSDENACSQVCSNLQEEVGKLKEEVEKCIGQCENSMIDHQKSIDNQNAITRKLGKDLKSIQGELSGAIQTFSSINNTLKDLSNTIQRHGDTISDLDRSKDTIYSELDQLQDDLTKHIEDSKGQFDGIRNDISSINSNMITEMGECKHSRDLLKERVSKMEGVCSRLDSLSGNLQRIKDGLSKHVSGLWTCVNDLNSTVISHGEVMNSIQNIQSEHTHGMKNLNSSILHVLKEFQTFTEQDFTGPPGPPGPQGEKGIMGPTGPQGPPGREGPQGNVGPVGPPGLRGEEGPPGEDADVPRLSFSAALTRPQANAGTIVFNKVLVNEGKAYNPTTGMFTAPVNGRYFFSAVLTGHKNVKIEAVLSKSNFGIARGDSAGYQPEGLEKPMAEARHTPGSLVVFNIILPLQEGETVCIDLVTGKLAHSVEPLTIFSGILLYEDTEDLL, from the exons GTATCGGACGTACAGAAGACCAAGATATAAGACTGCTTATAAAATGGTGACGGAGATGGAATGGAAGTGCTGTCATGGTTACACCGGTGAAGACTGCAATGATGTTACACAGGTCAGACCAACATCTACAAGTGGTGGATCCAATCCTGGAAGTG GTAGAGGTGACAATGACAAGATAAGGCAACTTGAGGAACAGATTCATAGATTGAATAAGGACCTTCACAACCTCCAGTCAACCATACACAATATGAATCTGAAAATAAACGAGGAGTCTAAAAGGACAGACATCATTGGCGGAAACAATCTGGCCGACGCTGCCCAACCAGGAATGAAAGAGACCATTGACAGCATCCAAACCAAACTGGACATGCTCGACAACATGACACGGGTCCACGACAAGACTCTCATCAGCATCAATAACCATCTGGTAGAAGGAATCGGAAATGAGTTAGACGGTCGCTCGGGCACGCTAAAAGAGGAGATTCTCAGGGAACTGGAGCGAAGGGTGGCCCTGTCGTGCTCTTCCTGCCAAACCGGAGTTGAGGGCGTACAGACCCAGCAAAAGGAGGACAGGGAGAGGATCAGAGCTCTGGAGAAACACGTAAGCGTGATGGACCAGCATCATCGACAAACTGTTGAGATGCTTGAGAGGGAATTGTCACGCTCTCAAAGTTGCTGTGACTCGCTGACCGATCTGGACAGGAGGTTAGGTGCCACTGAAAGAAAAATCAGTTCCTTTGATGAGTCTTTTAATGTTCTTAGAGGACATGTTGACAAAGAGCTGAGAGGAGGCAATGGAAGTCGTGGTAAAGCATTTGATGAGAAACTGAACAGCCGCCTTCGAGATCTGGAGAGGCGATTCAATGGGACTGTTAGAAAAACCGAACAAAAATGCTCTCATACTGAGACGGTCATGAAAGAGTTTGTCCAGCGAGAAATCAATCAGATGAAGAACTCCATCCTTAATCGAGGTGATGATCATGGATCCAAAATATCTACAATGGAGGTAGATGTCCAAAACTTGAGGGATACCATCAAAGATCACAAATTTACTTTGGAGCAGCTGGACATCAAAACATCAGATCTTGACAGTAAGCTTAAGGCAACTATTAATTTGTGCAGTGAGACGTGCGGTCCAAAAGGGAGTGAGACGGTGGATACTGTGAAAAGCCTGGAATGGAAAGTCATTGCCAATGAGAAGGacattaagacatttgacaCCAAGCTGAAAGACTTAAGTGTGTCTGGTGACTCCCTACTGAACCGTATTTTAGATCTCAGCCAAGACGTTGAAAAAATCAAAGATTTGACTGGAGACAATGGAGAGCACTTCAACAAAATTCTCATAGACGTAGAGAATATGGGACGCGATTGCCAAACATGCAATTCGATAAATACTGAACTTGTTAACATAAAAAACCTAACCAACAACACTTTTAACACACTGCAAGGAAAAATTACAGATTTACGAAGAAAAGTAGACTCTGATGAGAATGCTTGCTCACAAGTTTGCTCAAATCTGCAGGAGGAAGTGGGTAAACTGAAAGAAGAGGTTGAGAAATGCATAGGACAATGTGAGAACAGCATGATCGACCACCAAAAGTCAATTGACAACCAAAATGCCATAACTCGCAAGCTTGGCAAAGATCTCAAGTCTATTCAAGGTGAGCTCTCAGGGGCCATACAAACATTCAGCTCTATCAATAACACTCTTAAAGATCTCAGTAACACCATTCAGAGGCATGGCGACACCATTTCTGATCTTGATAGGTCTAAGGACACAATCTACTCTGAGTTAGATCAGCTCCAGGATGATTTAACCAAGCACATAGAAGACAGTAAAGGGCAGTTTGATGGCATCAGAAATGATATCAGTAGCATTAACAGCAATATGATAACTGAAATGGGTGAATGCAAGCATTCTCGGGATTTGCTCAAGGAAAGGGTTTCAAAGATGGAGGGTGTATGCAGTAGACTGGATTCGTTGTCGGGGAACCTTCAGAGGATCAAGGATGGGTTGAGCAAACATGTCTCTGGGCTCTGGACGTGTGTTAATGACCTGAACTCCACAGTGATATCTCATGGTGAAGTTATGAATAGCATTCAGAACATTCAGTCGGAGCACACTCATGGAATGAAGAACCTCAACTCCTCCATACTGCACGTTCTCAAGGAATTCCAGACCTTTACTGAACAAGACTTTACAG GACCACCTGGACCACCTGGTCCTCAAGGAGAGAAAGGAATCATGGGACCAACTGGGCCACAAGGACCACCAGGCAGAGAAGGACCACAAGGAAATGTAGGGCCTGTAGGACCCCCAG GTCTAAGAGGTGAAGAAG GACCTCCTGGAGAGGACGCCGATGTTCCAAGACTGTCCTTCTCAGCAGCACTCACACGTCCACAAGCCAATGCAGGTACTATTGTCTTCAATAAGGTCCTTGTCAATGAAGGAAAGGCCTACAACCCAACGACAG GTATGTTTACCGCGCCAGTGAATGGACGATACTTCTTCAGCGCAGTCTTGACAGGTCACAAAAATGTAAAGATTGAGGCAGTCCTGTCTAAATCCAATTTCGGTATTGCCCGCGGTGATTCGGCTGGCTATCAGCCCGAAGGCCTGGAGAAACCCATGGCTGAAGCGAGACACACTCCCGGTTCCCTAGTCGTCTTTAACATCATACTACCTCTACAGGAGGGTGAAACGGTTTGCATTGACCTGGTCACAGGTAAACTTGCCCACTCTGTGGAGCCCCTTACAATCTTCAGTGGAATATTGCTCTACGAGGACACAGAGGATCTATTATAG